Proteins found in one Mucilaginibacter inviolabilis genomic segment:
- a CDS encoding TonB-dependent receptor domain-containing protein — translation MNIAYFNFFLSKPKTTILILLSLIIQSSLSAQIKRYQIYGHVTGENGISLSAVTVQLDTLTIMTDKNGFFSFIQIQNGSHLIKLSREGYFSQQKTIVLTGIEQVQVNIQLQVAVKQLTEVTVKGYKAITGMGYLNDVHNGVIYAGKKTEVILLDSLDANTAQNNPRQVLGRIPGANYSETEGGGFPSNGIGFRGLNPTQSVETNTRQNGYNVAADIYGYPEAYYLPPLEAIERIEVTRGASSLQFGPQFGGVINYITKQGVKDKPLEINVQETGGSFGLFNAFTSAGGTIGKFNYYGFIQYKNIQGWRSNSEVQQVSGFAGVNYQANARLKIGLEYSILRNRIHMPGGFDDVQFNLDSRASYRARNWLRSPWNIFAATAEYKFTAHTLLYFKSSVLLSSRDLVWKNEDGGPAELDTISPVTNAYGNREVQRERFTNWTTEVRVLHTYKLFKQENILAAGLRAFTGRMKRQGGGEGTTGSDFDLSLLDPRYEYDLDFTTLNIAPFLENTFKLNDRFSITPGIRYEYINSTAKGYVTDGNDVLTSDRSKNRYVALFGIGLQYKTTNSTNIYGNISQAYRPVTYDQLTPFASTAVIDPNMKDADGYNTDLGWRGTVKNYFNFDVSGFYLRYNNRIGIIQKTDAQGNEYTLRTNVANSVHRGLETYIELNVTRAFFPDASFGKISFFNSFSYIDARYTTGEFKNKDVEYAPRAIERLGITYSYKPFSTTFLISKTAKSYADATNALNSSDPAVGLIPAYQVLDWSGKLTLHSYNLKFGVNNLADKRYFTIRTNEYPGPGIIPAIGRSFYFGLGAKF, via the coding sequence ATGAATATAGCTTACTTTAATTTTTTTCTTTCTAAACCAAAGACGACAATTCTTATTTTGTTGTCTTTAATAATTCAATCTTCGCTTTCTGCTCAAATCAAGCGGTATCAGATTTACGGGCACGTTACCGGCGAAAACGGAATAAGCCTGTCCGCAGTCACCGTTCAATTGGACACGCTAACGATTATGACTGACAAAAATGGTTTTTTTTCGTTTATTCAAATTCAGAATGGAAGTCATCTGATCAAACTAAGCCGGGAAGGATATTTTAGCCAGCAAAAGACGATTGTATTAACCGGCATAGAACAGGTACAAGTTAATATCCAACTCCAGGTGGCAGTAAAGCAGTTAACTGAAGTGACCGTTAAGGGCTATAAAGCTATAACCGGTATGGGGTATCTGAATGATGTGCATAATGGGGTAATTTACGCTGGTAAAAAAACAGAGGTCATTTTGCTGGACAGTCTGGATGCGAATACCGCTCAAAATAACCCGCGGCAGGTTCTCGGACGTATTCCCGGCGCCAATTATTCAGAAACGGAGGGCGGGGGTTTTCCATCAAACGGAATAGGATTCCGGGGATTAAACCCAACGCAATCAGTTGAAACAAATACTAGACAGAATGGCTATAATGTCGCTGCTGATATTTATGGCTATCCGGAAGCTTATTACCTCCCGCCTTTAGAAGCTATAGAACGGATAGAGGTTACAAGAGGCGCGTCGTCATTGCAATTTGGTCCCCAATTCGGCGGAGTGATCAATTATATCACTAAGCAGGGAGTAAAAGATAAACCACTGGAGATCAATGTTCAGGAAACCGGTGGAAGCTTTGGACTATTTAATGCATTTACCTCCGCTGGCGGTACCATAGGGAAATTTAATTATTATGGATTTATTCAATATAAAAACATACAAGGCTGGCGGTCAAATTCGGAAGTACAGCAGGTTTCCGGTTTTGCGGGTGTTAATTACCAGGCTAATGCCAGGCTAAAAATAGGATTGGAATATTCAATTTTGAGAAACCGTATCCACATGCCGGGTGGTTTTGATGATGTGCAATTCAATCTGGACAGCCGGGCATCTTACCGTGCCAGGAACTGGCTGCGCAGTCCGTGGAATATCTTTGCCGCGACTGCAGAATATAAATTTACGGCCCATACGCTATTGTATTTTAAATCCTCCGTCTTGTTAAGTTCCCGCGACCTCGTTTGGAAAAATGAAGATGGTGGACCTGCCGAGTTGGACACCATCAGCCCGGTAACCAACGCTTACGGGAATCGCGAAGTTCAAAGAGAGCGGTTTACAAACTGGACGACCGAGGTTCGTGTATTGCATACTTACAAATTATTTAAGCAAGAGAATATACTCGCGGCTGGATTAAGAGCTTTTACAGGTAGGATGAAAAGACAAGGCGGCGGTGAAGGAACAACCGGCAGCGATTTTGACCTCAGCTTATTAGATCCAAGATATGAATATGACCTTGATTTTACCACTTTAAATATCGCCCCCTTTTTAGAAAATACGTTCAAGCTTAATGACAGGTTCTCCATTACACCAGGAATTCGTTATGAATACATCAATTCCACGGCGAAAGGCTATGTTACGGACGGAAATGATGTGCTGACCTCTGATCGGTCTAAAAACAGGTATGTAGCCTTGTTCGGAATAGGTCTTCAATACAAAACCACCAATAGCACAAATATTTATGGTAATATCTCACAGGCTTACCGGCCGGTAACTTACGACCAGCTTACGCCATTTGCAAGTACCGCGGTTATAGACCCCAATATGAAAGACGCCGATGGCTATAACACGGATTTAGGCTGGCGCGGAACGGTCAAAAACTATTTTAACTTTGATGTCAGCGGTTTTTATTTGCGCTATAATAACCGGATTGGGATCATACAAAAAACAGATGCGCAGGGGAATGAATATACCTTACGCACGAATGTGGCCAATAGCGTCCACCGGGGACTGGAAACTTATATTGAGTTGAATGTAACCAGGGCCTTCTTCCCCGATGCTTCTTTTGGCAAGATCAGTTTTTTTAATTCTTTTTCCTACATAGATGCGCGCTACACGACAGGGGAATTTAAAAATAAGGATGTCGAATATGCACCAAGAGCTATAGAAAGGCTGGGTATCACTTACTCTTATAAACCTTTTTCTACCACCTTTTTGATCAGTAAGACGGCTAAGTCTTATGCCGATGCCACTAACGCGCTAAATAGCTCTGATCCGGCGGTCGGTTTAATTCCTGCTTACCAGGTTTTAGATTGGTCGGGCAAATTAACCCTCCATTCCTACAATTTAAAATTCGGGGTGAATAACCTTGCGGACAAGCGATATTTCACCATTCGTACGAATGAATATCCCGGGCCGGGAATCATTCCTGCAATAGGCAGAAGCTTCTACTTTGGGCTAGGGGCTAAATTTTAA
- a CDS encoding multicopper oxidase domain-containing protein has translation MKLKKSPLIFTLAILLVFLMILTACKKDKNILTISRLTTATNTRVYYIAAEEIVWDYAPTGINQITGIAFGIKENTYLQNDTDRIGKKYIKAVYREYTDASFTQPKVKESADMGLIGPVIRAEVNDSIKVIFKNKATFPFSIHPHGVVYDSNNEGITGIAPGATFIYQWAVTENSGPGSEDGSSVGWIYHSHVMEEDNKDIYAGLVGAIVIYRKGYLDQNKPKDMDKEKFALFMIMDENNSLYLSANKAKYTLNHVSNDDPDFQESNLKHSVNGLMYGNCKFTAIKANDKVRWYVMDLGNELDNHTAHWHGNTVTVSGGRTDVLYLGPANLLTADMNANNTGSWQFHCHVNDHLAAGMIAMYEVN, from the coding sequence ATGAAATTAAAAAAATCACCTCTCATATTCACCTTAGCCATTCTCTTGGTTTTTCTGATGATCTTGACAGCCTGTAAAAAAGATAAAAATATTTTAACGATTTCGAGGTTAACTACAGCGACAAACACCCGGGTTTATTATATAGCCGCAGAAGAGATAGTATGGGACTACGCTCCGACCGGTATAAATCAAATAACCGGGATTGCCTTCGGCATAAAGGAGAATACTTATTTACAAAACGACACAGACCGCATAGGCAAAAAATATATAAAGGCGGTATACCGGGAATATACCGATGCCAGCTTCACGCAACCGAAAGTAAAGGAATCGGCGGACATGGGGCTGATCGGCCCGGTCATCAGAGCGGAAGTAAATGACAGTATTAAAGTTATTTTTAAAAATAAAGCCACCTTCCCTTTTAGTATTCATCCTCATGGGGTAGTTTACGACAGCAATAATGAGGGGATTACCGGCATCGCTCCTGGGGCAACTTTTATCTATCAATGGGCAGTCACTGAAAATTCGGGGCCTGGCAGCGAGGATGGTTCTTCTGTTGGATGGATATACCATTCCCATGTCATGGAAGAAGACAATAAGGATATTTACGCGGGCCTTGTCGGTGCTATTGTCATTTACCGGAAAGGTTATCTCGATCAAAACAAACCAAAGGACATGGACAAAGAGAAGTTTGCCCTGTTTATGATCATGGATGAGAATAATAGTCTTTATCTGTCAGCTAATAAAGCTAAATATACGTTAAACCACGTAAGTAATGATGATCCTGATTTCCAGGAAAGTAACCTGAAGCATTCTGTGAATGGGTTAATGTACGGAAATTGCAAATTTACTGCGATCAAAGCTAACGATAAAGTACGCTGGTATGTGATGGACCTCGGAAATGAACTGGATAACCATACCGCCCATTGGCATGGCAATACCGTTACGGTGAGTGGCGGTCGCACGGATGTGTTATATTTGGGGCCTGCTAACTTGCTTACCGCTGACATGAACGCCAACAACACCGGTAGCTGGCAGTTTCACTGTCATGTGAATGATCATTTGGCGGCTGGAATGATTGCAATGTATGAAGTAAATTAA
- a CDS encoding class I SAM-dependent methyltransferase, which yields MLRINNIDHDPVFEKVYVLLRQKEKRTYSDFQVSVLPEIEPGHVHFKEWKIRKKSCDRLINYLKKKRKPLKILEIGCGNGWLSAKLAEIQQTEIIGLDPNKSEIHQAIAVFNKSNLKFIHDSFPTESLTGLKFDVILFSASVQYFASFAGVIIEALNHLTDRGEIHITDTHFYEPEELAEATNRSKMYFEGLGLAEMAHHYHHHAKSDFVVFSHRILANPKQPFNQIIRKINFYWIVIKND from the coding sequence GTGTTGAGGATTAATAATATAGATCATGATCCCGTTTTTGAAAAGGTTTATGTCCTTTTGCGACAAAAGGAAAAGAGAACCTATTCTGATTTTCAGGTATCGGTGCTACCCGAGATCGAACCCGGTCATGTTCATTTTAAAGAGTGGAAGATCAGAAAAAAATCCTGCGATAGATTGATCAACTATCTTAAAAAGAAGAGGAAACCCTTAAAGATTTTAGAGATAGGTTGCGGCAATGGTTGGCTTTCTGCAAAATTAGCCGAAATACAGCAAACTGAAATCATTGGATTAGATCCGAACAAAAGCGAAATCCATCAGGCGATAGCTGTTTTTAATAAGTCAAATTTAAAATTTATCCATGACAGCTTTCCAACTGAAAGCTTAACAGGACTTAAATTTGATGTTATCTTATTTTCCGCTTCTGTACAGTATTTTGCTTCCTTTGCGGGTGTAATAATTGAGGCGCTAAACCATTTAACGGACCGTGGTGAAATACATATAACAGATACCCATTTTTATGAGCCTGAAGAACTCGCAGAAGCCACGAACAGGTCGAAAATGTATTTCGAAGGATTAGGTCTTGCCGAAATGGCACATCACTATCATCATCATGCAAAAAGTGATTTTGTAGTATTCAGCCATCGGATCTTAGCAAATCCGAAGCAGCCATTCAACCAGATAATCAGAAAAATAAATTTTTACTGGATAGTTATAAAGAACGATTGA
- a CDS encoding DUF3347 domain-containing protein — protein MKKIFLLVALAAATFTQGFTQNSAKSSALGSLLSSYYDVKNDLIKSNSTDAATHAADFLKAVNAVDMKSLPAADMNAFMSFQDKLAFDAKHISESKDIAHQREHFANFSSNFFKLAKAVKLTDQAVYYDYCPMKKSYWLSADASIKNPYFGSQMLTCGKVTETLNK, from the coding sequence ATGAAAAAAATATTTCTTTTAGTTGCATTAGCTGCAGCTACTTTTACCCAAGGCTTCACTCAGAATAGTGCAAAGTCATCTGCACTTGGTTCTTTATTGTCTTCTTATTACGATGTTAAGAACGATTTGATCAAATCTAACAGCACCGATGCAGCGACGCATGCAGCTGACTTTCTCAAAGCGGTTAATGCTGTTGATATGAAATCGCTGCCTGCCGCTGATATGAATGCCTTTATGTCATTCCAGGACAAGTTAGCCTTCGATGCCAAGCATATTTCAGAAAGCAAGGATATCGCCCATCAGCGCGAGCACTTCGCTAATTTCTCTTCCAACTTCTTTAAATTGGCTAAGGCTGTAAAGCTGACCGATCAGGCAGTTTATTATGACTATTGCCCAATGAAGAAAAGTTATTGGTTGTCTGCGGATGCGTCAATCAAAAATCCATATTTCGGTAGCCAGATGCTTACCTGCGGGAAAGTAACTGAAACTCTGAATAAGTAA
- a CDS encoding DUF3347 domain-containing protein → MKNLIIVLALGLSSLLVAACNNNTKNTTAQAGNDTSAVATAATSESPSSKPGVDNKTSASVKEMIANYLQLKNALTADNSNDAATAGKALSEGFVKLDKSILTADQKKSYTDIADDAKEMAEHIGISGGKLPHQREHFDMLSKDMYDLVKLFGTSMPLYVDRCPMFNDKKGAIWLSEIKEIKNPYLGSAMPTCGSIKEELK, encoded by the coding sequence ATGAAAAATCTAATCATTGTTTTGGCCCTTGGCCTTTCCTCTTTACTTGTAGCAGCTTGTAATAACAATACTAAAAACACGACTGCGCAAGCGGGTAATGATACGTCAGCTGTGGCAACTGCGGCAACCTCCGAATCTCCTTCATCAAAACCAGGGGTTGATAATAAAACGAGTGCTTCTGTTAAGGAGATGATTGCTAATTATTTACAACTGAAGAATGCTTTAACCGCTGACAATAGTAACGATGCTGCTACTGCCGGCAAAGCGTTATCGGAGGGCTTTGTTAAACTCGACAAATCTATATTGACGGCAGACCAAAAAAAGTCGTATACAGACATAGCTGATGACGCGAAGGAAATGGCAGAGCATATTGGCATAAGTGGCGGCAAATTACCGCATCAACGCGAACACTTCGACATGCTGAGTAAAGATATGTACGATCTTGTAAAATTATTTGGAACCAGCATGCCTTTATATGTTGACCGCTGCCCGATGTTCAATGATAAAAAGGGTGCCATTTGGCTAAGCGAAATAAAAGAGATAAAAAACCCTTACCTGGGTTCGGCAATGCCTACTTGTGGTTCGATTAAAGAAGAATTGAAATAG
- a CDS encoding heme-binding domain-containing protein has product MKRKILIGLGVVIIAVIVIQFIPGEYNQSKLIPANNIAEVYSMPQDVQAIFKKDCYDCHSNNTNYPFYAHLQPMRLMLDRHVRNGKAELNFDEFGTYSARKKRSKLRAISTSLDEGTMPLPSYLIIHRDAALNPRDTALIKSWIRKVNE; this is encoded by the coding sequence ATGAAGCGTAAAATTTTAATTGGGCTGGGTGTTGTCATCATTGCGGTTATTGTTATTCAGTTTATACCCGGGGAATACAACCAGAGTAAACTTATTCCAGCGAACAATATCGCTGAGGTATACAGCATGCCGCAGGACGTACAGGCGATTTTTAAGAAAGACTGTTATGATTGCCATAGCAATAACACCAATTATCCCTTTTACGCCCATTTGCAGCCGATGCGACTGATGCTGGACAGGCATGTCCGTAATGGCAAGGCTGAATTAAACTTCGATGAATTCGGAACATATTCGGCAAGAAAGAAAAGAAGCAAGTTGCGGGCAATCAGCACAAGTTTAGATGAAGGAACTATGCCTTTGCCTTCATACCTGATTATTCACCGCGACGCTGCACTTAATCCGCGAGACACGGCTCTGATTAAAAGTTGGATCAGGAAGGTCAATGAATAA
- a CDS encoding multicopper oxidase domain-containing protein, with amino-acid sequence MKKILVIVVMLCFKQLAFAQGDMRNMAGMEKQQAVTYTCPMHPEIHASKPGNCPKCGMKLVKEKSKTVAKKASGMQTPANPTTKKTGGMDGMKMEEEKSKSNPEKPTGMEMPMGKDDGKKTDNMDGMKMGDNDAAAAGIKSAKANLGPINTIAAVAPPHTVRYDLYIRDTTVMLGKKSKRAIAVNGQIPMPTLTFTEGDTAEIWVHNELNEETSLHWHGLFLPNKMDGVPYITQMPIKPHTKYLYKFPIVQHGTHWYHSHSGLQEQIGMYGAFIMKKRQEWNIPTVPVVLSDWIDMNPKEVERSLHNQTDWFSILKGTTQSYAEAIRTGHLKTKLTNEWKRMTAMDVSDVAYDNFLINGKNQSTLPQFKAGDKVRLRIANGGASSYFWLNWAGGKITVVANDGNDVEPVEVDRLIIAVSETYDIVVTIPENKSYEFLVTPEDRTKHASLWLGSGEKVAAAKMPKLKYFAGMKMMNDMMDMKGNLVKMEGMDMKNQEMDMNTVMYPEISGPENPADTVKIKQEMRKSDMEKSPAPTKDSSEKIQPQGGAQSMAGMDMGNSNADIVTLSYAMLRAPEKTTLRPGPVKELKFNLTGNMNRYVWSIDNKVVSEADKILIKKGENVRIILYNNTMMRHPMHLHGHDFRVLNGQGEYAPMKNVLDIMPMESDTIEFAATEPGGDWFFHCHILYHMMSGMGRVFSYQDTLVDKTDITDPKLARRRLNADDQMPHPMARIGLESSGTDGEVMFANTRWKANSIWHLGLNAKMGYESETMVGRYIGRNQWFFPYVGFDYHYKQFNPNEKNIFGSDYRNLFGQVSNKESRRTVVAGMAYTLPMLVIADARIDGDGKLRFQLGREDIPLSKRLRMNFMINTDKEYAAGLRYIVTKYFSLSSHYDSDMGLGAGLTVTY; translated from the coding sequence ATGAAAAAAATATTAGTAATTGTGGTAATGCTTTGTTTTAAACAGCTGGCATTCGCTCAAGGCGACATGCGGAATATGGCTGGGATGGAAAAACAACAGGCTGTTACTTACACCTGCCCTATGCATCCGGAAATTCATGCATCAAAGCCGGGCAATTGCCCAAAATGTGGTATGAAGCTGGTCAAAGAAAAAAGCAAAACCGTTGCAAAAAAGGCCTCTGGCATGCAAACGCCTGCAAATCCCACCACAAAAAAAACGGGTGGCATGGATGGAATGAAAATGGAAGAGGAGAAATCTAAATCAAATCCGGAAAAACCAACCGGTATGGAAATGCCGATGGGCAAGGACGACGGCAAGAAAACGGATAATATGGATGGAATGAAAATGGGTGACAACGATGCTGCGGCGGCTGGTATAAAAAGCGCCAAAGCCAATTTAGGCCCTATAAATACGATTGCAGCTGTTGCTCCTCCGCATACCGTCCGTTACGACTTATACATCAGGGATACTACGGTAATGCTTGGGAAAAAATCAAAGCGCGCCATTGCAGTAAATGGCCAGATCCCCATGCCCACGCTGACATTTACCGAAGGTGATACCGCTGAAATATGGGTTCACAATGAATTGAATGAAGAAACCTCACTTCACTGGCATGGATTGTTTTTACCCAATAAAATGGATGGCGTTCCTTACATTACACAGATGCCCATTAAACCTCATACCAAATATCTTTATAAGTTTCCAATCGTACAGCATGGTACCCACTGGTATCATAGCCATTCAGGATTGCAGGAGCAAATCGGTATGTACGGGGCCTTCATTATGAAAAAAAGGCAGGAATGGAATATTCCGACGGTCCCGGTTGTACTGAGCGACTGGATTGATATGAATCCCAAAGAAGTGGAAAGAAGTCTTCACAACCAAACCGACTGGTTTAGTATCCTTAAGGGAACCACCCAGAGCTATGCTGAAGCGATTCGTACCGGACATTTAAAAACTAAGCTGACTAATGAGTGGAAGAGAATGACCGCTATGGATGTGAGCGATGTGGCTTACGATAATTTTCTGATCAACGGTAAAAATCAGTCTACACTGCCGCAATTTAAGGCCGGTGATAAAGTAAGGTTGCGTATAGCCAACGGCGGAGCCTCTTCTTATTTTTGGCTAAATTGGGCGGGGGGTAAGATTACCGTGGTTGCCAATGATGGTAACGATGTAGAACCAGTTGAAGTGGACCGGCTTATTATCGCGGTATCAGAAACCTACGATATTGTGGTGACGATCCCCGAAAATAAAAGTTATGAATTTCTAGTCACCCCTGAGGACCGTACCAAGCATGCTTCGCTCTGGCTGGGTAGTGGCGAAAAAGTTGCGGCTGCAAAAATGCCGAAGCTAAAGTACTTTGCCGGCATGAAAATGATGAATGACATGATGGACATGAAGGGCAACCTGGTAAAGATGGAAGGGATGGACATGAAAAACCAGGAGATGGATATGAACACCGTCATGTATCCCGAGATTTCGGGACCTGAAAATCCGGCTGATACGGTGAAAATTAAGCAGGAGATGCGGAAGAGCGATATGGAAAAAAGCCCTGCGCCGACCAAGGATAGTAGCGAAAAGATACAGCCGCAGGGCGGTGCTCAAAGCATGGCCGGTATGGATATGGGAAATAGCAATGCAGATATTGTAACCCTAAGCTATGCAATGCTCCGGGCACCTGAAAAAACAACCTTGCGTCCAGGTCCGGTAAAAGAACTCAAATTTAATTTGACCGGTAACATGAATCGTTATGTCTGGAGTATAGATAACAAGGTAGTCTCCGAGGCGGATAAAATTTTGATCAAAAAGGGGGAAAATGTCCGTATCATTTTATATAATAATACGATGATGCGACATCCCATGCACCTGCACGGACATGATTTCAGAGTATTGAATGGGCAGGGCGAATATGCCCCGATGAAGAATGTCCTGGATATTATGCCTATGGAAAGTGATACTATCGAGTTTGCCGCGACCGAGCCGGGGGGTGATTGGTTCTTTCATTGCCATATCTTGTATCACATGATGAGCGGAATGGGACGGGTATTTAGTTACCAAGATACCCTGGTTGATAAAACGGATATTACAGATCCCAAGTTGGCAAGGCGTCGTTTAAATGCTGACGATCAAATGCCCCATCCTATGGCACGTATCGGATTAGAAAGTAGTGGGACAGACGGTGAAGTCATGTTTGCTAATACTAGATGGAAAGCTAACTCGATATGGCACCTGGGGTTAAATGCTAAAATGGGCTATGAGAGTGAAACGATGGTTGGTCGTTACATAGGCCGGAATCAATGGTTTTTCCCTTACGTCGGATTCGATTACCATTACAAACAATTTAATCCCAATGAAAAAAATATTTTTGGCAGCGATTACAGGAACCTATTCGGGCAGGTAAGCAACAAAGAAAGCCGCAGAACTGTGGTAGCCGGTATGGCCTACACTTTGCCGATGCTGGTCATAGCAGACGCGCGTATTGACGGTGACGGTAAATTACGGTTTCAATTGGGCCGTGAGGATATTCCTTTATCAAAACGCCTTCGTATGAATTTCATGATCAACACCGATAAAGAGTATGCAGCAGGACTAAGGTATATTGTCACCAAATACTTTTCCTTATCAAGTCATTATGACAGCGATATGGGATTGGGTGCAGGTTTAACAGTAACTTATTAA
- a CDS encoding DUF4396 domain-containing protein: MEILLITWFSLTAASVGYVTYDLVTSTPEMKVMKWGWILVTLYTGIFGLAIYIISCREPAPNTHEKFIAPLWKQAVGSTIHCMAGDATGVIVVAFLTAALGLPMWLDSILEYLAGFVFGLFIFQALFMKDMLGGTYLAAVRKTWYPELMSMNFVMSGMIPVMIILMTNNMENMEISSLRFWGIMSLASLIGGCLAYPVNWWMVKNKLKHGMGTQRVLGKGGAVINKDEPSPAVMPGMNMASGATANVAIKNGHGQMTMPSSENINKKIMVAVLSLLFLVLGGAAAAHWGRYKMQPGHTSQPMKM, encoded by the coding sequence ATGGAAATATTACTCATTACCTGGTTTTCTTTGACAGCGGCCTCAGTCGGATATGTTACTTATGATTTGGTAACCAGTACCCCTGAGATGAAAGTAATGAAATGGGGATGGATCTTGGTTACTTTATATACCGGCATCTTCGGACTGGCTATCTACATAATTTCGTGCCGGGAGCCCGCCCCAAACACCCATGAAAAATTTATCGCGCCGCTTTGGAAACAAGCGGTTGGTTCAACAATCCATTGCATGGCCGGAGATGCAACCGGCGTTATTGTGGTTGCTTTTCTGACTGCCGCGCTTGGTTTACCGATGTGGCTGGATAGTATCCTTGAATATTTGGCGGGCTTCGTTTTCGGTTTATTTATTTTTCAGGCCCTATTCATGAAAGATATGTTGGGTGGTACTTACCTGGCCGCCGTTCGTAAAACCTGGTATCCGGAATTGATGTCAATGAATTTTGTGATGTCCGGGATGATTCCGGTAATGATCATTCTGATGACCAACAACATGGAAAATATGGAAATTAGTTCACTGCGTTTTTGGGGAATCATGTCCCTTGCCTCCCTCATTGGGGGTTGCCTGGCCTACCCTGTCAACTGGTGGATGGTTAAAAACAAACTCAAACACGGTATGGGCACCCAACGGGTATTAGGAAAAGGCGGTGCCGTCATAAATAAGGATGAACCATCACCTGCGGTCATGCCCGGAATGAATATGGCATCCGGTGCAACCGCCAACGTCGCCATCAAAAATGGCCATGGCCAGATGACCATGCCTTCTTCCGAGAATATCAATAAAAAAATAATGGTTGCTGTTCTTTCCCTGCTCTTTCTTGTTCTTGGCGGTGCCGCTGCCGCTCATTGGGGTAGATATAAAATGCAGCCAGGACATACAAGTCAACCTATGAAAATGTGA
- a CDS encoding TlpA family protein disulfide reductase, with protein MDYQTTNKKKKGFYARIAALLLLSTGALNSSAEPYYSNTNKVPVPTSATYYSIVSDTPSLTLEDKRSKKLNLTDLKGKVVVINFWAPWCAPCREEMPGLDKLYRRLKSDPNLVFVTVDMDRNLKKSLAFMSSNRLTLPVYVAASQIPADFIGDAIPTTVILDQSGKIVFKQEGGLDFNDEHFIKYLKSLLTK; from the coding sequence ATGGATTATCAAACTACAAATAAAAAAAAGAAAGGCTTTTATGCGCGAATAGCGGCTCTTTTGCTGCTGTCAACAGGTGCATTAAATAGCTCGGCAGAACCTTACTACTCAAATACAAACAAAGTACCTGTACCTACCTCCGCTACCTATTATTCAATAGTAAGCGATACACCGTCGTTGACGCTCGAAGATAAAAGAAGTAAAAAATTAAATTTAACCGATTTAAAAGGAAAGGTCGTAGTAATCAATTTTTGGGCCCCATGGTGCGCGCCATGCAGGGAAGAGATGCCTGGTCTGGATAAATTATACAGGCGTTTGAAAAGCGATCCAAACCTGGTATTCGTTACTGTGGATATGGATCGTAATCTAAAAAAGTCTCTGGCTTTTATGAGTAGCAATAGATTGACGCTCCCTGTTTACGTGGCGGCGAGCCAGATTCCTGCGGATTTTATAGGCGATGCGATCCCTACAACAGTCATTTTAGATCAATCTGGAAAAATTGTGTTCAAACAGGAAGGGGGATTAGATTTTAACGATGAACATTTTATCAAATATTTAAAAAGTTTATTAACAAAATAA